Proteins from a single region of Carassius carassius chromosome 37, fCarCar2.1, whole genome shotgun sequence:
- the LOC132117619 gene encoding nuclear factor 7, ovary-like yields MMEEQQKAAEKQAEDLIKELQQEITHLKKRNTELEQISHTDDHLHLIQMFSSLCSRPHTKNWTEIRIDSDVNVYSVNTALIQLEKTLDGRINKNIGQTGLKCLQKFAVDVTLDPDTAHPHLILSDDGKQVSRGGIKQNVPENPKRFDNVVCVLAKQGFSSGIFYYEVQVKGKTEWDLGVARESINRKKFTLSPEDGYWAVWLRDENQYKALESSSVSLSLREKPEIVGVFVADMGTYWTMKT; encoded by the exons ATGATGGAggaacagcagaaagcagcagagAAACAGGCTGAAGATCTCATTAAAGAGCTGCAGCAGGAAATCACTCATCTGAAGAAGAGAAACACTGAGCTGGAGCAGATCTCACACACTGATGATCACCTGCACCTCATACAG ATGTTCTCATCTCTGTGCAGTCGTCCACACACCAAGAACTGGACTGAGATCAGGATTGACTCTGATGTGAATGTGTATTCAGTGAATACAGCTCTGATTCAGCTGGAGAAAACTCTAGATGggagaataaataaaaacattggtcAAACTG GGTTGAAGTGTTTGCAGAAGTTTGCAG TGGATGTGACTCTGGATCCTGATACAGCACATCCACATCTCATCCTGTCTGATGATGGAAAACAAGTCAGTCGTGGAGGCATAAAGCAGAACGTCCCAGAAAACCCTAAGAGATTTGATAATGTTGTTTGTGTTCTGGCAAAGCAGGGATTCAGTTCAGGGATATTTTACTATGAGGTGCAGGTGAAGGGGAAGACTGAGTGGGATTTAGGAGTGGCCAGAGAATCTATTAACAGGAAGAAGTTCACACTGTCTCCTGAGGATGGATACTGGGCTGTGTGGTTGAGAGATGAGAATCAGTATAAAGCTTTGGAAAGTTCATCCGTCTCTTTATCTCTTAGAGAGAAACCTGAGATTGTGGGAGTGTTTGtggcagacatggggactt ACTGGACAATGAAAACCTGA